Proteins encoded together in one Entomobacter blattae window:
- the ilvC gene encoding ketol-acid reductoisomerase yields the protein MRVYYDRDADVGLIRGKKVAIIGYGSQGHAHANNLKDSGVAEVVIGLRPESSAKAKAEAAGFKVMTASEAAAWADVVMILTPDEGQGDLYKEHLEKNLKKGAAIAFAHGLAVHFRIIEPRPDLDVFMIAPKGPGHTVRSEYQKGGGVPCLVAVAQNPSGNALEIALSYASAIGGGRAGIIETNFREECETDLFGEQAVLCGGLVDLIRAGFETLVEAGYAPEMAYFECLHEVKLIVDLIYEGGIANMNYSISNTAEYGEYVSGPRVITAETKKAMKGVLKDIQDGTFVRNFILENKSGMVGFKARRNLANEHQIEQVGEKLRTMMPWISKNRLVDKSKN from the coding sequence ATGCGCGTATATTACGACCGTGACGCAGATGTAGGGCTTATTCGTGGGAAAAAGGTTGCCATTATTGGCTATGGTAGCCAGGGCCATGCCCATGCCAATAACCTTAAGGATAGTGGCGTAGCTGAGGTAGTGATTGGCCTGCGCCCCGAATCTTCAGCCAAGGCCAAGGCAGAGGCTGCTGGTTTTAAGGTGATGACGGCCTCAGAGGCTGCGGCCTGGGCCGATGTTGTGATGATTCTGACCCCCGATGAAGGCCAAGGTGACCTTTATAAGGAGCATCTTGAAAAGAACCTTAAGAAAGGGGCAGCGATTGCTTTTGCTCATGGTCTTGCTGTTCATTTTCGCATTATAGAACCTCGACCTGATCTTGATGTGTTTATGATTGCTCCGAAAGGCCCTGGCCATACTGTGCGTTCTGAGTATCAGAAAGGGGGTGGGGTGCCATGCCTGGTTGCTGTAGCGCAGAACCCGTCTGGGAATGCGCTGGAAATTGCCCTTTCTTATGCCTCTGCCATTGGCGGTGGCCGTGCAGGGATTATTGAAACCAATTTCCGTGAAGAATGCGAAACAGACCTGTTTGGTGAGCAAGCCGTGTTATGCGGTGGTTTGGTTGATTTGATCCGCGCAGGGTTTGAAACTCTGGTTGAAGCAGGTTATGCCCCTGAAATGGCCTATTTTGAGTGTCTTCATGAGGTCAAGTTGATTGTAGACCTTATTTATGAGGGTGGTATTGCCAATATGAATTATTCTATTTCCAACACCGCAGAATATGGGGAATATGTGTCTGGCCCACGGGTGATTACGGCAGAAACTAAAAAGGCGATGAAGGGCGTGCTGAAAGACATTCAGGATGGCACCTTTGTGCGTAATTTTATTCTTGAGAACAAATCGGGTATGGTTGGTTTTAAAGCGCGCCGTAATCTGGCCAATGAACATCAGATTGAGCAGGTGGGAGAGAAGCTCCGGACTATGATGCCTTGGATTAGTAAGAATCGCCTGGTGGATAAAAGCAAAAACTAG